Within the Dolichospermum compactum NIES-806 genome, the region ATAAAAAAGAAGTCGGGGATCTGAATCTTCATTCATTACCATCTTTAATTATTATGGTCACACAATTATCTGTAGCTTTAGAAATTTTACCAATGGTATTGCAAATGCAACCAAATATTATCATGACTGATGATAATTTTTATGATTTCTGTCAGCTAAATCGGGATTTTCGCATTGAACGTAATCAAACAGGAGATTTATTAATTATGTCCCCCACAGGTTCAGAAACAGAGGAACGCAATTTTGACTTAATTGTTCAGTTAGGTGTTTGGACAAAGCAAAATGGTACAGGAGTGGGATTTGGTTCTAGTGGTGGTTTTACCTTACCTAATGGTGCAGTGCGTTCTCCCGACGCAGCTTGGATAAACCGCACAAAATGGGAAGCAATACCAGTAGAACAAAGGAAAAAATTTGCTCCTATTTGTCCTGAGTTCATTATTGAATTGCGTTCAGAAACTGATAATTTAAAGATTCTGCAAGAAAAGATGCAAGAATATATAGATAATGGTACACAATTAGGATGGTTAATTGATAGAAAACAACAGAAAGTATTTATTTATCGTCCTGGTCAAGCTGTAGAAGAATTAGATAATCCCCAAACATTAACTGGTGAAGATTTATTACCCGGATTTGTTTTAGATTTAAGTCAGATTTGGTAATCAATAAATGTGGTCTAATCTTTTTGACAAAAAATAGAGCAAGAGTGTAATATTCAATGAATACCACAACTTTACCTCCTCACCTAACATTAAATATCAATTTAACAGATGAGCAATTTTTCCAACTCTGTCAAAATAACCGTGATTTGAGATTTGAACGCACAGCAGCAGGGGAATTAATAATTATGCCACCAACTGGTAGCGATACGGGAAATAGAAACTTCGATATTGCTGTGGAATTAGGAATTTGGAATAAACAAACAAAATTAGGTAAAGGTTTTGACTCTTCCACAGGTTTTAAACTACCAAATGGAAAAGAGAGTAAGAGTTTGAGAGATGGAATTTTCGACTTTCATACCCCAATTCACCAACGCCATAAATTGTATTCCAGCTTTAGCGAGAAAATTTTCACCACAAATTACAAATTAAAATTCTCTAGGAACGTTGGTGACAATCTCTCTATCCCAGTTTCCCTCTAATCTTGATTGGAAAGAATTTGGTTGAATCAAACCATGAGAACCGAGACAATGTTCTGGTAGGGCGATTTTTTTAGCT harbors:
- a CDS encoding Uma2 family endonuclease → MVTQLSVALEILPMVLQMQPNIIMTDDNFYDFCQLNRDFRIERNQTGDLLIMSPTGSETEERNFDLIVQLGVWTKQNGTGVGFGSSGGFTLPNGAVRSPDAAWINRTKWEAIPVEQRKKFAPICPEFIIELRSETDNLKILQEKMQEYIDNGTQLGWLIDRKQQKVFIYRPGQAVEELDNPQTLTGEDLLPGFVLDLSQIW